The DNA segment TTTCATTTGAAAAAGTGAAAGAAAGATGCATCTTTTTAATCTCCCTCTGGAGTTTTGTTTAGTGAACAGAGGATGGTTTTATTTTTTGGGGATCTGGCAGGTTCTTGCGAGGAAGGCCAAAAATGCGTACTCCTGGATCGGGTTTTCGGGGATCCCAAAGGCATTGGATAGATTGGAGGTCTGAGCTCGTCAGATCTATCTTTCCCACTTTTGATTTTGTTTGTAGCACAAAACATTTGACGATCTAGCATCTTGATCTGGATTAGGATGAGGCACGAAGCGGAATTACTCGCAGTGAAGGATCTGGTTTCAAGGTATGGTTTGAGCTCTCCTTCCAGTTCCAATTACTCGTATCTGCAGCGCGTAAACAATGTTCATGTTAGTGATCAAGTTCTTTTTGTTGTAATAGGAGGATTTGGAGGACGAACTAGACGAAAGTCCAGATCTGTATGCAGACGAAGGAGATGAGAAACCAAGTCAAATAATTAATTCTTCTTCTTTATCGAGTGGTGCTTGCTGCAAAGCCAGATCTGGTGTGTATATTACACTTTTAGCTTTTTTTGTTAGGATAAAAAATAATACTTTTGAATTCAACGTATTTATGCCCTTATTTGTTTTAATTGTAGCGACAGCCAACAGAAGGGAGAAATCCTTAGGCACGCTCACCGAGAATTTTATCAAGCTGTTTCTAACCACAGATGTATGCCCATCGATCCCTTTGTCCCAATGAAATTTCATTGATCCTTTCCCTTTGTTTTCTTACCATTTTAGCTAATTTAACTAGTTTTCAATCAGCGGGACACAATTTCGCTTGATGACGCTGCGAGGCTGCTGCTTGGTGCCATCCATGACGCATCTTATATGAGAAGTACTCAAAATCTTTCCTCAAATCTCATGTTCTTCATTAGCAATGTTGGTTCTTTTTCATTCTTTAAGATAATAATGCAGCCAAGATCCGGCGTCTCTACGACATAGCGAATGTCCTGTCATCTATAAATCTCATTGAGAAGGTAAACTTCTATGAGTTACTATGAGTTCAACATTGAAAACGAGAAAGACGAGAATGCATTATGTTTCTTATCTTTCGTTGTGATCTGGGTGTTGCAGACGCAAGTTGAAGCACGGAAGCCAGCCTTTCGCTGGTTGGGATTGAAGGAGGGTAAGATGAAGGCAGATAATAATGTTACAGTTGTTGCACCAGGTCCAAAGAAGCCGACGAAGAGAGCATTTGGAACTGAGATCACCAACGTGGACTCGAAGAAGAGCAGGCCAAATTTAACAGCGGATAAGAAACCGACCAAAGTTCAGACGAAAGGTGAGGATCTGAACGAGTGTAATCGCGAGGCCCTGAAGCACTTGGGATCCAAGAGTGGGTACGCTTTCGGTCCTTTCCATCCGAATGGAGTAATGAAACGGGGAGCTGATGTTGAGGTGAAGTGCGGGAAAGGAGTTCAAGACTGGGAGAGCTTGGCTGCTTCCTTCCGCCCCCAGTATCACAACCAAGGTCCGATCAATATCTTTATATATTTCATCCGCCAAATTTCTTCTATTTGCACCGAAGGATAGTTAACTTGTTACAGCTATTTAGTTGCAATTTGATGGCTTTATATCCTTATGATCTATGTTCTTGAAGAAATGTCAGCACTTGATTGAATATAAATATGTGCATGTTCCCTGTTAAAGTTTATATTGAGTTATTTTTAGTAGTTTAAGTTTTTGGGTCTCATTACAATAACTTGCTCTTAGAGGATGATAaggtatacatttgaaccctTTTCGAATGACTTGAATTTCTgaaatttgtattcatcaaatcaaACTAAAATCTTTAAGATTCCCTTTGCAGAAAATCTATAAAGGAGGACAGATTTTGTTTCTTATGCATTTATTGTTTAAATTCATTTAGTAAGTTGGGATGAATCTTTAATTTGAAAAGCTTCAATTATTCTTAATCCAAGCTCATGCCACATGAAGACAGTCCTTTATTGAGATTACACAATCAACAAAGTTCTTTGTTTTGCTGTATTTATCCTCTCAATGTTTGATCCACAGAGTTTATCTATCTACTAGCTTTTAAGATGCAAATCAATTGGTCACAGTTTTATTTCCTAAAAATTTTGAGTATTGCAAATGGAAATTTTTTCTGTGGAGATAACAACCAACATGAAGCTTAATTGTTTGTTTATAACTTCTGAAATTTGGAAAGGAGGAATAATTACATACTAATAATGTTTCAGAACCTAATGGTCATAGATCTAAATTTTTATTTCATCTAATTATCACATTCCTTGCATCTTGGCATGACATTAGCCTAACAATTAATCTTCTCCTGTAGCTTTGAGTGAACTGTTTGCACATTACGTGGAGGCATGGAAAACATGGTACGTGGAGGCCACTAAAGGAAGCAGGAACCTGCAACAGCCTTTCAGTAAGCTCGTCACGAGTGATCTATTGTAGCAAAATTGATATGATCCTCCACTTCATCTATCTGCTTACTTTCACCAGTTAACCTGCGCAACAATTTCTTCATCGTATATGAATTGGCCTGAGACTGCTTTGGGTTCTATGTATTTTCTTCGTACAAGAACCCACAAAGGCTATAGATGAAAGAAAAAGACAGTTCTTGGGTTGATTCTTGTCAACCAGCGCATGTACTCATCTCCGGTCCTTTTTAATGTTACATTTCAAAAAGATTCTATTTGTCTTAAAAGGTTAGCTTTCCACATTGCTGGTTTCCGGAACATATGTTACTTAATTGTGGAAATGTGTGCAATGGTGAATATGATCCAATGTGAAATCTTAGGGTTCTAATTTCACATATTTCGGATCACCAAACTTGTGTGTTTGTGTGGCAGATATATCATGACCAGCTTCTAATCAGAATGACATCAAGTTAACTTATTGATGCTCATACTTCAGTTCAATCTAATGATGGATCTCAGAAGTCTTAGATCACTCTTTTAAGTGTAAGAATGATTGTTTCATTAATGGATGATAATAAAATTTGACCTGCATGTTTTTGATGTTGGCTCTTTGTTCATGATTAAAGTCTTATAAGAGAAATAGATCTTTTGTGCTATCTTTTTGGCAACACTCGTTTGGCATGGTGATGATGTATCAAAttcatttttaataaatattaagatttaaatatttattattaattttcttacatttaaaatattaatataataatgatgtatgtttttcattcatatatcaaatattcaaagtttaaatattaatttaatgatgAGAGGACACTGAATCCAAATGTTTCCTTGACATGAGAAGAGAAACAAAGCGAAAATATGAACATATGATTGATTGAATACAGTGGCTGCCATGGTGACTTAAAAGACATGCCATGCTTCTTGGTGTCCAAGGCTTCCTCCATGAAATCTTCGGAAGCAGATTCGCGTTCACTGGATCCAGGAATGGGTGGGTTTGATGAGCGACCAAGAAGAGACGCTTGAGGTCATCGACTCATAGAGCCGTTTCATAACGACACCTGCCTCTTATGATACGTGCCTAACTGATGTACGTATGTATATCTATTCTTTCGCAAGTTTCTAAGTAACTTCTCCAGACGACAACAGATGTAATTATAgtttgaatataaaaaaaaaatactcttaaaatttatataaatatctaAAGTACATTAACATTTCAATTAATATTTCAACATTGTTATTCAAATAT comes from the Musa acuminata AAA Group cultivar baxijiao chromosome BXJ1-10, Cavendish_Baxijiao_AAA, whole genome shotgun sequence genome and includes:
- the LOC103969561 gene encoding E2F transcription factor-like E2FE isoform X1; its protein translation is MSSSSSHPLDAGMRHHAYSRKQKSLGLLCANFVSLYDRDGVDSIGLDDAARRLGVERRRIYDIVNIMESVGVLARKAKNAYSWIGFSGIPKALDRLEDEARSGITRSEGSGFKEDLEDELDESPDLYADEGDEKPSQIINSSSLSSGACCKARSATANRREKSLGTLTENFIKLFLTTDRDTISLDDAARLLLGAIHDASYMRTKIRRLYDIANVLSSINLIEKTQVEARKPAFRWLGLKEGKMKADNNVTVVAPGPKKPTKRAFGTEITNVDSKKSRPNLTADKKPTKVQTKGEDLNECNREALKHLGSKSGYAFGPFHPNGVMKRGADVEVKCGKGVQDWESLAASFRPQYHNQALSELFAHYVEAWKTWYVEATKGSRNLQQPFSKLVTSDLL
- the LOC103969561 gene encoding E2F transcription factor-like E2FE isoform X2; the encoded protein is MSSSSSHPLDAGMRHHAYSRKQKSLGLLCANFVSLYDRDGVDSIGLDDAARRLGVERRRIYDIVNIMESVGVLARKAKNAYSWIGFSGIPKALDRLEDEARSGITRSEGSGFKEDLEDELDESPDLYADEGDEKPSQIINSSSLSSGACCKARSANRREKSLGTLTENFIKLFLTTDRDTISLDDAARLLLGAIHDASYMRTKIRRLYDIANVLSSINLIEKTQVEARKPAFRWLGLKEGKMKADNNVTVVAPGPKKPTKRAFGTEITNVDSKKSRPNLTADKKPTKVQTKGEDLNECNREALKHLGSKSGYAFGPFHPNGVMKRGADVEVKCGKGVQDWESLAASFRPQYHNQALSELFAHYVEAWKTWYVEATKGSRNLQQPFSKLVTSDLL